The Tistrella bauzanensis region GACCTGGACAGCGGCCGGGCCGCAGCACCCGATCGCGATTGCGTGACCCGCTATCCGGTGGCGGTGACGGTGGATGGCCGGGTGCTGGTGCGGCTGCGGCCGCTGAGCCCGGCCGCACCGGCCGGCGCCGCGATCATGCCCGCCCCCGTCATGCCCGATCCTGTCATGCCCGGTCCCGTCACAACCATGACCGAGGCGGCGGAATGACCGCCCTGCCGCCCATGGCCGCCACCCGCACGACCTGCCCCTATTGCGGGGTGGGCTGCGGGGTGCTGGCCCGGCCGGATGGGCTGGGCGGCCTGGCGCCCGTCCAAGGCGACCCCGATCATCCGGCCAATCGCGGCCGGCTGTGTGGCAAGGGCCGGTCGCTGGCCGACACGCTGGGCGGCGTCGGGCGGCTGACCCGCGCCCGGCTGCATGGCCGGCCGGTGGCGCTGGATGCGGCACTGGACCGGGTGGCGGCGGGGTTTGCGGCGGCGCTGGCGCGCAACGGACCGTCGGGGGTCGCGTTCTATCTGTCGGGCCAGATGCTGACCGAGGATTACTACGCCGCCAACAAGCTGGCCAAGGGCTTCCTCGGCACCGCCAATATCGACACCAATTCGCGGCTGTGCATGTCGTCGACGGTGGCCGGTCATGTCCGGGCCTTCGGCGAGGATCTGGTGCCCGGCGCCTATGACGATCTGGATGGCTGCGATCTGGCGGTGCTGGTTGGGTCGAACGCCGCCTGGTGTCATCCGGTGCTGTTCGGCCGATTGATGGATGCCCGCGGCAGCCGTGGCACCAGGCTGGTGGTCATCGATCCCCGCCGCACCGAAACCGCCGCCGGCGCCGATCTGCATCTGCCGATCCGGCCGGGTGGCGATGTGGCGCTGTATCAGTTTCTGCTGGTCGAAGCGGTGCGGCGCGGCCTGATCGCGGCCCCGCCCGCCATCGGGCTTGCCGATGCGCTGGTCGCCGCCCGCGCCGACACGCCCGATCTTGCCGTCGCCGCGGACCTGACCGGGCTCACCCCCGACAGCCTGCACCGCTTCGCCGATATGGTGCTGTCCACCGACCGCACCGTCACCCTGTTCAGCCAGGGCGTGAACCAGTCCGGCGCCGGCACCGACAAGGTCAATGCGATCCTGAACCTGGATATCGCCCTTGGCCGCATCGGCCGGCCGGGCGCCGGGCCATTCTCGCTGACCGGCCAGCCCAATGCCATGGGCGGGCGCGAGGTCGGCGGCCTCGCCAACCAGTTGGCCGCACATCTGGGATTTTCGGATGCCGAGCGCGCCATGGTCGGCGCTTTCTGGGGCACAGATACGGTCGCCACCGGTCCCGGGATCAAGGCGGTCGAGATGATCGATGCGCTTGAGGATGGCCGGATCGAGGCGATCTGGATCATCGGCACCAATCCCGCCGTCAGCCTGCCCGATGCCGGCCGGTTCCGCCGGGCACTGGCGCGATGCCCCCTGGTGGTGGTGTCGGATTGCGTGACCGGCACCGATACCCAGGCGCTGGCCCATATCCTGCTGCCCGCCGCCGGCTGGTCGGAGAAGGATGGCACCGTCACCAATTCGGAACGCCGGATCAGCCGCCAGCGCGCGGTTCTGCCGGCCCCCGGCGACGCTCTGCCCGACTGGCGGCTGATCCAGGCCGTGGCCCATCGGCTGGGTTTCGGCCACGCCTTCGACTGGCGGCACCCATCCGAGATCTTCGACGAACACGCTCGCCTGTCGGCCGAAGCCGCGCAGCACTTCGGCCGGCGGTTCGACATCGGCGGCCTTGCCGGGCTGGGGCGGCAGGGGTATGACGCGCTCTCCCCTGTGCAATGGCCAGTACCGGTGTCACGGAACGGGCCACTGGGCCATGCCGGCACCGCGCGCCTGACGCTTAGCGGCGATGCGGCGCGGATGATGGCGGTCCGCCATCGCCGGCCCGATGACCAGCCGGACACGGATTTTCCGCTGGTGCTGAACACCGGCAGGCTGCGCGATCAATGGCACACCATGACCCGCACTGGCCGCGCGGCGCGGCTGGCCGCCCACAGCCCTGAGCCGTGTCTGGCCCTGCATCCCGCCGATGCGGCGGCGGCAGGCGTGCAGGATGGTGACATCGCCACCGTCACCGGGCGGCGTGGCGCCTGTCTGCTGCGGGTGATGATCGATGCCGGCCAGCGTCCGGGCGAGGCCTTTGCGCCGATCCACTGGTCGGATGCCTTTGCGGCCGAGGCCGCGATCGGCCGCATCGCATCGCCCGTCACCGATCCGCTCTCCGGGCAGCCGGAGCTGAAACATGCAGCGATCCGCGTCGAGCGCTGGCAAGCCGACTGGGCCGGCATTCTGGTCGATCGCAGCACGGCGGCACCGCTGCGCCGCGGCGTGCGCCTGCCCCGCTATTGGACCCGCCATGCGGTCGAGGCCGGACGCGCGCTGATCATGGCCGCCGATGACGGCCGGCCCGCCGATGCCGATGGCTGGCGATCGCTGGCCAACCGGCTGGCGCGCGGCTTCGGTGCCGCCATCGACACCAGCCCGCCGATCGAGCTGTTCGATGGCGGTCGTGGCCGGATGCGGATCGCCTGGACCGGCAGCGACGGGCGCATTGCCGCGGTGATGGCGCTGGCGCCCCGCCACGACGACCTGCCGGCGGTGGCAAGTCTGGCCCGGCTGCTGGACCCGGCGGCGGATCGCGGACCCTCGGCACCGCTGCTGCTGCGGCTGGCCCTGCTGGCCGATCATGATCCGGCCGGAGACGGCGGCGTCGCGGCGGAACCGGCGGTCTGTGCCTGTGCCGGCATCGGCCGCAGCGCCATTCTTGCCGCTGCCGGCACCGGCGGCGACATGACGGCGCGCCTGAACCGCATCACCGAAACCACCGGCGCCGGCGGGGGCTGCGGCTCGTGCCGGGGCGCAATCCGGGAGCTGCTGGCCCATGACCTCGTCACTGCCTGATCATGCCGCCGGCGCGTCCGGTGCCGGCGCGTCTGGTGCCCCCTTGCCTGGAGACGGCGGCGACCTGCCGGTGGCGCTGATCCTGCGCGACCGCCCGGTGGCGGTCTTCGGTGCCGGCCCCGGTGCCGCCGCCAAGCTGGCGCTGCTGATCGCGGCAGGCGCCCGGCCCCGGGTCTTCGCCGATCCGGCAGATGCCAATGGTCCCTGCCCTGATCTGCGTGCCCTGCCCGGCATGGCATCGGCCGAGATCGCCCCGATCGATCCGACCCGCCTGCCCCGGCTTCAGGGCATGCGGCTGGTGGTGATCGCGCCGGAACTGTCGGCATCGCTTGCCCATGCGATCGCACAGGCCGCCCATGACGCTGGCGTGCTGGTTCATGCGGTCGACCGGCCGGATCTCGGCGACATCAGCCTGCCGGCCATGGTCCGGCGCGGGCCGTTGACGATCGCCATCCATACCGGTGGCCGGTTTCCGGCCCTGGCATCGGTGCTGCGCCAGCGGCTGGACGCCCTGCTGCCGGCGGATCTGGGCGCGCGGGTCAGGGCAGCCGGTGCCGCCCGCGCCGGCATTGCCCGGCTGGTCACCGATCCTGGCGCCCGCCGGTCGCTGTGGCGGCAGGCGGCGGCGCTGATCCTCGACCGGCCGGCGGCACCGGGCCTGGATGCGGCAGCCCTGGTCGACGATGTTCTGACCGGGCTGCGGGGGTCGGCCACCACATGCTGCGGCCGGGTCGATCTGGTCGGCGCAGGCCCCGGTGGCCCCGGCATGCTGACCGGCGATGCCGCCCGCGCGATCGAGGCCGCCGACGTCATCCTGTATGACGCGCTGACCGATCCGGCGATCCTGGAACTCGGCCGCCGCGAGGCACGCCGGATCCCGGTCGGCAAGCGCTGCGGCGCCCATGCCATGCGCCAGCCCGCAATCTCGGCGCTGATGGTCAGGCTGGCCGGCGACGGCCTGCATGTGGTGCGCCTGAAGGGGGGTGACCCGGCGATCTTCGGCCGGCTGGATGAAGAACTGGCCGCCTTGGATGCAGCCGGCATCCCCGCCCATGTCATTCCGGGTGTGACCGCCGCCGCGGCCGCAGCCGCCTATCTGCGCCGGCCGCTGACCCTGCGCGGCACGGCGCGCGCGGTCACCCTGGTGGCGGGCCATGATGCCGAAGGCGGCCTGCCGGACGATCTGGCGGCACTGGCCGCCACGCGTGGCACGATCGCCATCTATATGGGCCGCGACCGGGCCGGGGCGATTGCCGCGGCCCTGATCGCGGGTGGCCGCCCCGCCCATGAGCCCGCCATTGCGGTGGAATGGGCAGGCCGCGCCACAGCCCGTCATGTCGCCGCGACACTGGCCGATCTGCCGGCGGCACTTGCGGGGCTCGACGCCGACGGCCCGGTGACGATACTGGTGGGAGAGGCCCTGGCGGCGACGGCGATGGCCGGCGCCACCGCCGCCGATGACCGCCGGGTCGCCTGATCCCACCTCCCAGGCCGGAACCGCCAGACCATCATGACCACCGACACCCGCCCCACCACACCCACGCAGGCCGGCATCTCCACCCTGGCCAACGCCCTTGGCATCATCGGGCGCGGCCCGGGCCGGTCACGGCCGCTGACGCGCGACGAGGCATGCGATGCCTTCGGCGCCCTGCTTACTGGTCAGGCGCTGGACGTGCAGGCCGGGGCCTTTCTGCTGCTGATGCGCTATCGCGGGGAAACCGCCGAGGAACTGGCCGGGCTGGTCGATGCCGCCCGCGCCCATATCGGCCCGCCGCCGGCCGATGCGCCGGTGCCGGCGCTGGACTGGCCCAGCTATGCGGCGGGCCGCACCCGCGGCCTGCCATGGTATCTGCTGGCGGCGCGGCTGATCGGTGCGGCCGGTGTGCCGGTGCTGATGCATGGCGACAATGATCTTCAGACCGGCGGCGCCGGCGCCATGCAGGGGCTGGCGGCGCTGGGGCTGGCGCCGGCGCGCGACCTGGATGACGCGTCGGGGCAGCTTGCCGCCACAGGCTTCGCCTATCTGCCGCTGGCGCATTTATGTCCGGCGCTCAAGACCCTGCTGGATCTGCGCGCGGTGCTGGGCCTGCGATCCCCGGTCAACACGCTGGTTCGCCACCTCAACCCGTTGAATGCGCCCGCAACCCTGATCGGCGTGTTTCATCCGGGCTATCTGGACAGCCACGCCGCCGCCGCCCTGCTGCTTGATGCCGGGCGGCGGCTGGGTGTGGTGAAGGGGGCCGGCGGCGAAGGCGAGCGCCGGCCGTTCAAGCCGGTGGATCTGCGACTGGTCGATGCCGGCACCACCGGCGTTGAGCACTGGCCGGCGCTGATCGATGCCGCCACGCAAGCCCGCGACACCGAGCGTGACGATGTGGCCCATCTGGCCGCCGTCTGGCGCGGCGAGGCACGGGACGAGGCCGGCGAGGCAACGGTGATCGGCACCGCGGCGGTGGCGCTCAGGATCGCCGGCCGTGCTGCCTCTCCGGCCGGGGCGGAAGCGCAGGCCCGCGCATTGTGGGCCGCGCGCGGGCACCATCCATGACCACGGCCATGTCATGAAGATCGACGGCGGCGATCCGACACGGATGGCATTGCGCTATCGGCTGGCGCTGGGGCTGGTGGCCGTGCTCGCCATCGGGTCTTTCGTGGTGCTGACCCAGGTGATCAGCCGCGAGCGCGCCACTGCCGGCATCATCAATGTCAGTGGCCAGCAGCGGTTTCTGTCACAGCGCGGCGCGCTCTATGTCGGCCGGCTGACCTATCCGGTGACCGCCGCCGACCACAGCGACGCCCGTCTGCGGCTGGCCGAGGTGATCGCGCAGATGCGCGCCAATCATCTGGCGCTGCTGGCCGGCGGATCGGGCAGCGGCGCAGATCTGGGCCTGTCGACCGGCATGGCAGAGCTGTTCCACGAAGAGCCGGCGGCGATCGACCGGCGGGTGCGGGCCTATCTGGCCGCCATGGAAACCGTGCTGGCCGATCCGCGCGCGCCGGTGCCGCGCGATGATCCCGCCGTCGCCCATGTCCTGACCGAAGGACCGGGTGAGCTTCTGGCCCAGCTCGACCGGGTGGTGGCGCGGTTTCAGGCCGAGGGCGAAGCCTCGGTCGACCGGCTGCACGACCTGCATATCGCGCTGCTGATGCTGACCCTGCTGACCCTGGCCCTTGAGGCAGCGCTTGTGTTCCAGCCGATGGCCAATGCCGCCCGGCGCCGGATCGGCGATCTGGAAGCCGCGTCGGCGGCACTCAGGGCCTCGGCCGACGGGCTGGAAGCCGAGGTTGCCGGCCGCACCCGCGAACTGCGTCAGGCCAAGGACCGCGCCGAGCAGGCCAATATCGCCAAGGCCCGTTTCCTGGCGACGGCGGGCCATGATCTGTTGCAGCCGATCGAGTCGCTGCGCCTGTTGCTGGGGTCGCTGGCCCGGCGCAACCGCGACCCGGCGCTGGGCGCCCCGATCGACGATATGCGCAAGGCGCTGTCGGGCATGCGCCAGATGCTGGGCAATCTGCTGGACACCGCCCGCCTCGATACCGGATCGGTGACACCCCAGATCCAGCCGGTGGATGCCGCCCGGCTGATCGACGATCTGGCGCGGGAGTTCGAGCCGCTGGCCGAGGACAAGGGCCTGGGCTTCGGCGTGGTGCTGTCGATCGCCCCCGACACCATGATCCTGACCGATCCGGTGATGACCGGCCGGATCCTGCGCAACCTGCTGGGCAATGCCGTGCGCTATACCCCCGCAGGCATGGTGACCCTGACCGCCGAGGCCACAGCACTGCACGGCCGGGATGCCATACGCTTTACCGTCACCGATACCGGCCCCGGCATCGATCCCGCCGATCAGGAGCGGATCTTCGCCGAATTCACCCAGATCGACGATGCCCGCCGCGACCGTTCAACCGGCGTCGGCCTCGGTCTGTCGATCGCGCGGCGGATGGCCGAGATCCTGGAACACGACCTCACCCTCGTGAGCCAGCCGGGCCATGGCGCGCGGTTCATGCTGACGGTGGCGCTCGCACCGCCACTCAAAGCCCGCCAGCGCCGGGATATGCCGGCAGATTGAGGAAGCGACGCAGTGCCAGATCGACCGCGGCAGATGTCTCGACGTCGATCCGGCCGATCGCCACGCCGATCCTGGCACGCGGCAGGGTCACGATCTTGTCGACCATCACCTGAGATGGCTTCTTCAGGCCGTTCTTATCGTCAGGCTGAATGGTAATGCGCAGCAGAGGCGCATCCTCCAGAAAGCTGGTCAACGGCAGCACGGTCACCGACGGCAATGCCGCATAGAGGTCATGCTGGATAATCAGCGCAGGCCGGGGCTTGCCGTAATCGCCGGATGCGGCGGCGGTGACGATGTCGCCACGCCTCACTGCCAGCCCTGTGTATCGGCAGCCGCATCAATCCACTGCATCATTTCAGCTTCTGCGCTCTGCGGATCTTGCGCACGGGCAGCAATCAGCCGGGACTGACGATCCACTTCACTGGCAAAAATGGCATCGTCTTCAGTCAAGGCGACACGATGCCGCGCAAGGTCTCTGAGCACATCCCCCAGCGACTTCTGATCCCGCCGCGCCAATTCCGTCAACCGGGTCTTCAAGGCCGAATCCAGGCGGAAGGACACCGTCTCGGTCTTTCGATGACCATGACCAGATCGTGTATTGGGGCCGGTGTGCATCAGTCTGCATCCCCTGCTCATCGGTGTGGGCCGCATCATCCTAGCATCAATATATGATGTGCAGGAGGCAATCCTGCGATCGGTTCCGCCGGTTCAATCGCCACGCCGCCCGGGCCGCGGGCGCGGCCTCATCACCGACGCATCCCGTAGAAACATGCCCCGGATCATCGCCACCAGTTCGGCCAGAACACGGGTGGGATCGTCGATATCGATGGCGTCGCCCGCCAACGCCTTCAGCCGGGTGCGCTTACGCAGCACATTGTCGCGCACACCCAGTGCCGCATGCAGCCGCCAGCCGATCTCGGCACGGGTCAGATGCGGCGCCAGCTTTGCCAGCGCATCGGCGAACAGGTTCAGATGCTCGACATTCTCGGATATGTCACGGCCAAGATCAGGATTGGCGCTGTGGCGGGTGATGGCGCGGAAGTTCAAGAACACCCGGTAATCGGATGACGGGTCATAGCGCCAGCGCACCGATGGCTCCAGCAGGGCGGTCAGCACCGCATCTAGCCGCGGCGGCGCCGGCCATGCGCCATCGATCGCCGCTTGCAGCAGGTTCAGCCGTTCGGCGTTGAACCGGGTGTAGCAGCGGGCCATCGCCGCCACCATCAGATCGTCCCGCGAGCCGAAATGATAGCTGATCGCCGACATGGCGACCCCTGCCTCGACGGCGATCCGCCGGACGGTGATCTGATCGGGATCGTCGGTGGTGGCCATCAGGCGTTCGGTGACCTGAAGAATGCGCGCCACGGTCAGCTCGGTCGACATCGCAAGCGGAGCCCGGGTGGAGAGATGACAGTTTCGCGACCGGTTTCGGGCAGCGTTCGAAGGCGGTCACGGCGCTGACATCATGACCGCTTATGGTCGGCCCGTCACCGCCGCCGATGCGATGGGGTCGCGTTCCCGGCATACCCGTGGATGCGGCCCCCCGCCGGCCCACCCGGGAGCCCCCAAGATGCGCATCGCCCTTGTCTCAGACACTCATCTGGCCGACCGCGCCACCGCCTTCGTCGCCAACTGGCGGGTGCTGGCCGGGCTGATCAACGCCGATGCCCCCGATCTGGTGGTGCATCTGGGCGACATCACCGTCGATGGCGCCGGCGATCCGACCGAACACGCCCAGGCGCTGGCGGAACTGGCCCGCCTGCATGCGCCGCTGCTCGTCGTCCCCGGCAATCATGATCTGGGGGACAATCCACCCGCCCCCGACATGGCGGTGTCGAGCCCAGTGCTGCCCGCCCGCCTCGCCGCCTATGAAGCGGCCTTCGGGCCCGATCGCTGGCAGCGCGATCTGGCGGGGTTCCGGCTGATCGGCATCAATGCCCAGTTGCTGGGCAGCGGTCTGGATGCCGAGGCCGATCAGTTCGCCTGGCTGGACATGGTCCTTGCCACCGCCGACCGGCCGGTGGGTCTGTTCCTGCACAAGCCGCTGTTTCGCGACGGCCCCGACGACACCGAAATTCATGTCCGCTATGTGCCGGCGGCGCCACGGGCGCGGCTGCTGGCACTGCTCGACCGGGCCGACCTGCGCTTCGTGATCTCGGGCCATGCCCATCAGGCGCGGCGGCTGCACCGTGGCGGGGTGGAGCATCTGTGGATGCCGTCCACCGCCTTCATCATCCCCGATGCGGTGCAGGAACGGATCGGCGACAAGCGCGTCGGCTATGCCCTGCTGACGCTCGCCCCCGACGACCACGCGATCACGCTGCGCCATCCGGCCGGATTGACCGATCACGACCTGCTCGACCATGCCGAGGCCTATCCCGGTGTCGCGGCGCTGCGCGACCGGCTTGCCCGGTCTGGTACCGCAAGCCTCACCTGACGTCACGCCGCTGTTCAAGGATTCGACCCATGACCATCAATCGTCGCGATCTGCTGCGTCTGTTCGGAACTGGCCTGACCGCGGGCGGCCTCGTCAGCCGGGGCCTGCTGGGCAGTGGCAGCCTGATGGCCGGCACCGCCACCGGCGCGCTTGCCCAGGCCGCCGGCGACAGCCGGCCGGTGCTGCGGGTCGCGGTTCAGGCCCTGCCCGCCAGCCTGGAGCCGCTGGAGACCATTTCCAATATCGGCCTGCGCCAGACCACCTGCCTGTTCGACACGGCCCTGCGCCGCGACT contains the following coding sequences:
- a CDS encoding nitrate reductase — its product is MTALPPMAATRTTCPYCGVGCGVLARPDGLGGLAPVQGDPDHPANRGRLCGKGRSLADTLGGVGRLTRARLHGRPVALDAALDRVAAGFAAALARNGPSGVAFYLSGQMLTEDYYAANKLAKGFLGTANIDTNSRLCMSSTVAGHVRAFGEDLVPGAYDDLDGCDLAVLVGSNAAWCHPVLFGRLMDARGSRGTRLVVIDPRRTETAAGADLHLPIRPGGDVALYQFLLVEAVRRGLIAAPPAIGLADALVAARADTPDLAVAADLTGLTPDSLHRFADMVLSTDRTVTLFSQGVNQSGAGTDKVNAILNLDIALGRIGRPGAGPFSLTGQPNAMGGREVGGLANQLAAHLGFSDAERAMVGAFWGTDTVATGPGIKAVEMIDALEDGRIEAIWIIGTNPAVSLPDAGRFRRALARCPLVVVSDCVTGTDTQALAHILLPAAGWSEKDGTVTNSERRISRQRAVLPAPGDALPDWRLIQAVAHRLGFGHAFDWRHPSEIFDEHARLSAEAAQHFGRRFDIGGLAGLGRQGYDALSPVQWPVPVSRNGPLGHAGTARLTLSGDAARMMAVRHRRPDDQPDTDFPLVLNTGRLRDQWHTMTRTGRAARLAAHSPEPCLALHPADAAAAGVQDGDIATVTGRRGACLLRVMIDAGQRPGEAFAPIHWSDAFAAEAAIGRIASPVTDPLSGQPELKHAAIRVERWQADWAGILVDRSTAAPLRRGVRLPRYWTRHAVEAGRALIMAADDGRPADADGWRSLANRLARGFGAAIDTSPPIELFDGGRGRMRIAWTGSDGRIAAVMALAPRHDDLPAVASLARLLDPAADRGPSAPLLLRLALLADHDPAGDGGVAAEPAVCACAGIGRSAILAAAGTGGDMTARLNRITETTGAGGGCGSCRGAIRELLAHDLVTA
- the cobA gene encoding uroporphyrinogen-III C-methyltransferase gives rise to the protein MTSSLPDHAAGASGAGASGAPLPGDGGDLPVALILRDRPVAVFGAGPGAAAKLALLIAAGARPRVFADPADANGPCPDLRALPGMASAEIAPIDPTRLPRLQGMRLVVIAPELSASLAHAIAQAAHDAGVLVHAVDRPDLGDISLPAMVRRGPLTIAIHTGGRFPALASVLRQRLDALLPADLGARVRAAGAARAGIARLVTDPGARRSLWRQAAALILDRPAAPGLDAAALVDDVLTGLRGSATTCCGRVDLVGAGPGGPGMLTGDAARAIEAADVILYDALTDPAILELGRREARRIPVGKRCGAHAMRQPAISALMVRLAGDGLHVVRLKGGDPAIFGRLDEELAALDAAGIPAHVIPGVTAAAAAAAYLRRPLTLRGTARAVTLVAGHDAEGGLPDDLAALAATRGTIAIYMGRDRAGAIAAALIAGGRPAHEPAIAVEWAGRATARHVAATLADLPAALAGLDADGPVTILVGEALAATAMAGATAADDRRVA
- a CDS encoding glycosyl transferase family protein, with product MTTDTRPTTPTQAGISTLANALGIIGRGPGRSRPLTRDEACDAFGALLTGQALDVQAGAFLLLMRYRGETAEELAGLVDAARAHIGPPPADAPVPALDWPSYAAGRTRGLPWYLLAARLIGAAGVPVLMHGDNDLQTGGAGAMQGLAALGLAPARDLDDASGQLAATGFAYLPLAHLCPALKTLLDLRAVLGLRSPVNTLVRHLNPLNAPATLIGVFHPGYLDSHAAAALLLDAGRRLGVVKGAGGEGERRPFKPVDLRLVDAGTTGVEHWPALIDAATQARDTERDDVAHLAAVWRGEARDEAGEATVIGTAAVALRIAGRAASPAGAEAQARALWAARGHHP
- a CDS encoding ATP-binding protein; its protein translation is MKIDGGDPTRMALRYRLALGLVAVLAIGSFVVLTQVISRERATAGIINVSGQQRFLSQRGALYVGRLTYPVTAADHSDARLRLAEVIAQMRANHLALLAGGSGSGADLGLSTGMAELFHEEPAAIDRRVRAYLAAMETVLADPRAPVPRDDPAVAHVLTEGPGELLAQLDRVVARFQAEGEASVDRLHDLHIALLMLTLLTLALEAALVFQPMANAARRRIGDLEAASAALRASADGLEAEVAGRTRELRQAKDRAEQANIAKARFLATAGHDLLQPIESLRLLLGSLARRNRDPALGAPIDDMRKALSGMRQMLGNLLDTARLDTGSVTPQIQPVDAARLIDDLAREFEPLAEDKGLGFGVVLSIAPDTMILTDPVMTGRILRNLLGNAVRYTPAGMVTLTAEATALHGRDAIRFTVTDTGPGIDPADQERIFAEFTQIDDARRDRSTGVGLGLSIARRMAEILEHDLTLVSQPGHGARFMLTVALAPPLKARQRRDMPAD
- a CDS encoding type II toxin-antitoxin system PemK/MazF family toxin; translation: MRRGDIVTAAASGDYGKPRPALIIQHDLYAALPSVTVLPLTSFLEDAPLLRITIQPDDKNGLKKPSQVMVDKIVTLPRARIGVAIGRIDVETSAAVDLALRRFLNLPAYPGAGGL
- a CDS encoding ribbon-helix-helix protein, CopG family; amino-acid sequence: MHTGPNTRSGHGHRKTETVSFRLDSALKTRLTELARRDQKSLGDVLRDLARHRVALTEDDAIFASEVDRQSRLIAARAQDPQSAEAEMMQWIDAAADTQGWQ
- a CDS encoding TetR/AcrR family transcriptional regulator — encoded protein: MSTELTVARILQVTERLMATTDDPDQITVRRIAVEAGVAMSAISYHFGSRDDLMVAAMARCYTRFNAERLNLLQAAIDGAWPAPPRLDAVLTALLEPSVRWRYDPSSDYRVFLNFRAITRHSANPDLGRDISENVEHLNLFADALAKLAPHLTRAEIGWRLHAALGVRDNVLRKRTRLKALAGDAIDIDDPTRVLAELVAMIRGMFLRDASVMRPRPRPGRRGD
- a CDS encoding metallophosphoesterase family protein; translation: MRIALVSDTHLADRATAFVANWRVLAGLINADAPDLVVHLGDITVDGAGDPTEHAQALAELARLHAPLLVVPGNHDLGDNPPAPDMAVSSPVLPARLAAYEAAFGPDRWQRDLAGFRLIGINAQLLGSGLDAEADQFAWLDMVLATADRPVGLFLHKPLFRDGPDDTEIHVRYVPAAPRARLLALLDRADLRFVISGHAHQARRLHRGGVEHLWMPSTAFIIPDAVQERIGDKRVGYALLTLAPDDHAITLRHPAGLTDHDLLDHAEAYPGVAALRDRLARSGTASLT